Sequence from the Mobula hypostoma chromosome 11, sMobHyp1.1, whole genome shotgun sequence genome:
CCCAGCAAGCCACAGGGATGCATAACAAATGTTGGCTTTGACAGTCACTTCCACATCCCATGAACCAATGCAAATAAATCAACAGACCTCACAATAAATATTTCAGACTTGGACCTTGCCCTACCACCAGAAGAATTTGGCTGCTTAAACCTCACCCATCGACTTTCATTTGGGAGTCAGTAAGAAAATGATGAACTCTCTTCAGGCAGAGATCCATTTAACCCTTTGAGAACATGGAGTAAGAAACCTAACCTAACACCCAATCAAATAACACAACCACTCTGAACTAACACATACTGTTCATGGCTTCCTCTCGATACATCGccctccacccacccacttcCCCTGTATAAAGACAAAAGAATCCTACAGAGGCCATTCACCCCTTCAAAAATCATGTACAAAGTAGCATTTCAGTCTCTTCGCTTAGCTTccggagagagtgcagtgcaaatCGTGCTtcactgtgcaatacataattcCACTCAATACACACACAGAGTATTGTCTAAAACTCAAAGTTTCTATCCATTTCAGTGATTCACTGCTGTCCATTTCAGTTCCAAAAATAACATGCCCATCATCTCAGCAGTGTGGGCTTTGCTGCCTTTCATGCAGTATAACTAAAGTCCAGAAACCTTCACTATTAACAGCCACCAACACTGGAGGTCTGAGTAGAATTGGATTGCTGTGATCCAGTATCAGCATACCCCCGGAAATAGTTTTAGCCTTAAGCTCTTCTTCAAAAGAGCTTTGAGCCCATTTTTTCCCCAAGAATTTTTGGTCCTAATTCCAaaaattctcaaatttcaagtttTAAATTTGACTAACAAAAGAAATGAGGATCTCCAGCCTTCAGGCATGTTCACCAAGTTCCTGCACGGACCGTTTATTATGGAGGTGCACACCAGCTTCTGCGTGAAACTGTGCTCCAGCATAATGATGCTTCCAGTGAGATTTGACTGAGAGCCAACCCAATATGGTCTGGGGAGTCCACAACCAACGGCAAAGTCAACAAAGTGAGGCAGGTGAAAGGTCAGACGGCAGCTCTTTGACCTCTTCGATCTTCCTCTTAAGAGGAGCTCACCCAGCTTGGATAGATTTCAGTATGAGTTGAATTTGTCCATTTTGTTAGGTGGCATTATGATTTCACCATGTTTTCAGTGTAGAGAGCTGCATTCCCCGTGACGTGGCCAGATTTAATGGGATCGCTGTATGGGTGATCGAACAACGATAGCTCTGTCCTCTTTGTGTGCACAGTAATTAGGCACGAGCTGCAATTGAGAAGGGGTGAGCTTGCCTGCTTGGGAATGGGCAAGGTCAGAGGCAGTCGCCTTCTGGAAGTATCTGAACCACCATCTTTCATGTGAACCAGGCAAGATGGCTGAGTCAGTCCTTGGTCAAGGCTGGTGGGAAGAGGAGGCACTTGGAGGCCGCCACATTTCTGCTGAGGCTTGAGCGTCCGCATGGCTCCTTTGGGTGCGGTGACTTCTTTTCCGCGGGCTTTCCTGACGTTCCCGAACAACAGGGTGAAGGGGTTGAAGGCGCCGGCTGCCAGCTTGCTCCCTAGGCCGAGCAGTTTCGGGACAGTACTTCTCTCTGGGGTCTGGAAGCAGCTGACAGGTGGGCTCGGAGGGTAGGCAGACTTCACATCCAACGAGAAGGACCGCTTCATGCAGGTCGCTTGCGCAGCGCGCTCTGGCGAGAGTCGGAGGTTGGTAAGCCCTAGGTGCAAAGCTGCCATCTCGGGGGTGCCCTCCCCAGATTTCTCGGAACGGTTGCTTGTGTCATTGTCTGGGTGAGCTGTGCATTGGTCTGGAACGTTTTGGGTGGAAAGCTGAGAGGCAACCATTGGACTTTCATCAGTTGGCTCCTCGCTGGTGTCAGGCTTGGGGGTTCCAATGTCTCGCGAGGCATCGCCAGGAAGGAGGACTCCGTTATCCACGTAGGCAGAACCTTGAATTTGGATGGCTTTCTCATACTCCACCAGCTGCCCCAAGAAGTTGAAATTTGGAGAGATGGTGGGCCTTCGGTCCTTCACATACCTACAAGAGGCAGACTACTATCAATCTATGTAAGgcaattattttatatttcatatttcttTTTCAAGGCCAATCAACCAATTAAgctcatagaacatggaacatagaacattacagtataggccctttggcccaaaatattgtgctgaccttttaacccactctaagatcctaatctaacccttccctcctgtattgccctccattttcctttcatccatgtgcctatctaagaatttcttgaATGGTTCTAATGTGTCGAACTCTACCACCAGTCCTGGCAGGGTGCCTGTGCACTCATCGACCTCTGTGTAAATAATTTACTTCTCACATCCCCCTTACAAGCTCctctaatcactttaaaattatgctcccttgtattagccatttacgCCCTGGAAAAAAGTCCCTGGGTATCTAATTGGTCTCTAccacttatcatcttgtgcacctctaccgtcacctctgatcctccttcaatccaaagagaaaagccctagcttgatcATGCCAACCCATTGCCCCTCTTACCCATGCATGCCGATAAACATCTCCTGATCTTCCCCACCcaactccccccctccccacgccAGGGgtcatttacagcagccaatttacAACTGAGGACACCCCCATCATGATGATTCTCAACCCTGATGCCCTGCAAGGCTGCATTTTCATCCCCCTACGCTACCCGCTGCACACTCATGAACGTGTGGCTAGATTCTGCCCAAACTCCCTCGATAAGTTGACAGATGACACCACATAGTGGACCACTTCTCAAATAGCACCGAGATAGAGTACAGGATAGAGACAGAGAACCGAATGTCATGGTGtccctgaatgtcagaaaaactAAAGAGCTGGTTACCAACTCCCATAAAGGGTGGGGCAAGTCACATGCTCCTGCAAAAACCAGCTGAGGCTGAGAGGGTTGAGAACTTCTAATCcctgggagtgaacatcaccaatagctcgTGCTGGTCCAATCATATAGATGCCACGGCCAAAAAAGTGTATCAACACCTCTATTCCTTCAGGacgctaaagaaatttggcatcttGCCATCaatccttaccaatttttatggaGGCAACATAAAAGGCAGCTTATCCTAagtccaacatgttgatgcaattacaaacaaggcaaaacagcagctgtattttattaggagtcatagagccatggaaacatacagcacagaaacaggcccttcggtccatctagtctatgctgaatcatttaaactgcctgctcccatcttcttgcaccaggatcatagccctccaaacccctaccattcatgtacctatccaaacttcttagaTGTTGAAATAGAACTGGCATGTAGCAATTgtactggtagcttgttccacactctcatcgccctctgagtgaagacgtttctccTTATGTTCCttataaacttttcacctttcacccttaacccatgacccctagttgtagtcgcacccaacctcagtggaaaaagcctgcttgcattaccctgtctatacccttgataatttgtatacctctatcaaatctcccctcaatcttctacaatccaaaattcctaacctattcaatctttccttataactcaggtcctccagtcccggcatcatccttgtaaattttctctgtactctttcaaccttgtttacatctttcctgtatgtaggtgaccaaaactgcatacaaaactccaaattaggcctcaccaatgtcttatacaacttcaacataacatcccatctcctgtacccagtactttgatttataaaggcccatatgccaaaagctttcttcacgatCCTATCTACCCGTGCCGACACTATTGAtgcattatggacctgtattctctgatccctttgttctaccacactcttcagttccctaccactcactgtgcaagacctaccctggttggtcctactgaagtgcagcacctcacacttgtctgcattaaattctatctgctatttttcagtccatttttccagctggccaaTTTCACTCtcaatcttggtgccatctgcaaacttgctgatccaattaaccacattatcatccagattattgatatagacaacaaacaacaagacTCAGCATCCAACCCTGTGGGACTCCAGTAGTCACagaccttcagtcagagaggcaatgatCTACTACCAGGCAgcatcgctcttgggatctcGGGAACTTACAaacctctccaccacaacaaggtgacgaTCATAAGAGAAG
This genomic interval carries:
- the LOC134353875 gene encoding dual specificity protein phosphatase 8-like isoform X1 → MNSTEKCDPMAGDKQPVKAIKADELAAMLEGKTEKVLVIDCRPVADYSILHVLNAINICMSMMAEGREWLIDLLQPHSLTEGQELVLYDQEAEGAQTPVSIGNLTTLLREVEDHFSNVYFLKGGFVEFSSCFPSLCEGRCPGFLSSSLSQPCLSTCDVGPTQILPCFYLGSQSDVLNKDLMVQNRITHILNVSSNCPKPAFIPDSHFLRIPVNDSYCDSLLPWLNKSVEFIDTVRSMQCRVLVHCLAGISRSAAIAIAYVMRTMDLSLDDAYRYVKDRRPTISPNFNFLGQLVEYEKAIQIQGSAYVDNGVLLPGDASRDIGTPKPDTSEEPTDESPMVASQLSTQNVPDQCTAHPDNDTSNRSEKSGEGTPEMAALHLGLTNLRLSPERAAQATCMKRSFSLDVKSAYPPSPPVSCFQTPERSTVPKLLGLGSKLAAGAFNPFTLLFGNVRKARGKEVTAPKGAMRTLKPQQKCGGLQVPPLPTSLDQGLTQPSCLVHMKDGGSDTSRRRLPLTLPIPKQASSPLLNCSSCLITVHTKRTELSLFDHPYSDPIKSGHVTGNAALYTENMVKS
- the LOC134353875 gene encoding dual specificity protein phosphatase 8-like isoform X2 gives rise to the protein MAGDKQPVKAIKADELAAMLEGKTEKVLVIDCRPVADYSILHVLNAINICMSMMAEGREWLIDLLQPHSLTEGQELVLYDQEAEGAQTPVSIGNLTTLLREVEDHFSNVYFLKGGFVEFSSCFPSLCEGRCPGFLSSSLSQPCLSTCDVGPTQILPCFYLGSQSDVLNKDLMVQNRITHILNVSSNCPKPAFIPDSHFLRIPVNDSYCDSLLPWLNKSVEFIDTVRSMQCRVLVHCLAGISRSAAIAIAYVMRTMDLSLDDAYRYVKDRRPTISPNFNFLGQLVEYEKAIQIQGSAYVDNGVLLPGDASRDIGTPKPDTSEEPTDESPMVASQLSTQNVPDQCTAHPDNDTSNRSEKSGEGTPEMAALHLGLTNLRLSPERAAQATCMKRSFSLDVKSAYPPSPPVSCFQTPERSTVPKLLGLGSKLAAGAFNPFTLLFGNVRKARGKEVTAPKGAMRTLKPQQKCGGLQVPPLPTSLDQGLTQPSCLVHMKDGGSDTSRRRLPLTLPIPKQASSPLLNCSSCLITVHTKRTELSLFDHPYSDPIKSGHVTGNAALYTENMVKS